The region ataaatcgatcattttgaccgatacaatgtattgttgggtttttttttaaagtttaaatgtgttgtttgttaCTGGTTTTGTTGTTCAGGGTCATATGTGTATTGCCTAGATACTTATAAGAATATTTTCAGAtgtaatttcttcattttattaggcttgcatttgtatatatatttaaagatgatCAAAAAACTACTTGATTTTAGCTGATCTTTAGATTGTACCCCTAAACATGGCTCTGTATTTagtatgtttttgcattttccatTAATTTCAAATGGTGGCTTTTTCTAGTCACATCCAtgctttttgttttcatatagCAAGTCCCACAAAAAGATCACAAGGAGTGTTAAGATGCTGTCATAAATTTATCTACTGTGTTAtgtgtaataaaaacattaacaatgctTTATTTCTTCATGGCAGTGGCAGACACGACCCCCTTTGGCATCCAAGCAGATGTGACGTTGAAGACTAATTTCTTTGCTACTAGAGATATGTGCAATGTGTTCCTGCCCATTATCAAACCAGGAGGTAAGTCATGTCAGTTACACCTTGCAGAACCTGCTTGTCTGGTGATTCTCTTTTCTtcccacaaacactcctatttcTTTTTCTAGGTCGGATGGTGAATGTCTCCAGCGTAATGGGCTCGATGGCTTTAAGCCGCTGCAGTCCAGAACTCCAAGCCCGTTTCCGAAGCGATGACATTACAGAGGAAGAGCTAGTTGGGTTGATGGAGCAATTCGTCCGTGACGCTCAGGAAGGGGTTCACGCAGAGCGAGGTTGGCCTAGCACTGCATATGGGATCTCCAAAACTGGCCTCACCACCCTGACTAGAATCCTGGCCCGAAATCTGACAAAAGAGAGGCCTGGAGATGAGGTCCTATGCAATGCCTGCTGTCCGGGATGGGTCAGGACTGACATGGCTGGACCAAATGCAACCAAGTCACCAGATGAGGGCGCCGTCACTCCAGTGTACTTGGCTTTGCTGCCTGCAGGGGCTAAAGAGCCCCATGGGCAGTTTGTTTCAGAGAAGAAAGTGCAGCCATGGTGAGAGCTAGAAAAAGgaatggtgtgtgtttgtgttgcaaagCTGGAGTCAAGTTCAGACACACCAGAGTGAACCATCAAGATTTAGACTAGGAAGTTTTGGGCTGTATTCAGACTGAACCCTTGAGAAAAGACTTCTGGTATTCCAAAAAAGTTACAATAGGCATTGAGTacttcatttttgtaaatattacacaaaaagctttaaaatttGATCAAAGTTTTGGTGAATTGACAAATTGAATATCAGCTAACAACCAAAAATGATGtggtgttaaaggaatagttcaccaaaaaagtggaaaattgcagaaaatgtactcaacctGAGGTCATCCaagttgtaggtgagtttgtttgttcatttagaaatttagctttacatcacttgctcaccaatgaatcctctgcagtgaatgggtgccgtcatgaTGAGAGTCCAACAGCTttatgtttattacaaacatgtagcttttcaAGATTGATCAAGAATTGATGGACTGGAACCATgtgcattacttgaggattattgtgatgttttataaactc is a window of Cyprinus carpio isolate SPL01 chromosome B1, ASM1834038v1, whole genome shotgun sequence DNA encoding:
- the cbr1 gene encoding carbonyl reductase [NADPH] 1: MSSSKVALVTGGNKGIGFAIVRAMCKDFAGDVYLTARDVGRGTAAVDSLKKEGLAPLFHQLDINDPDSVRSARDFFTEKYGGLDVLVNNAGIAFKMADTTPFGIQADVTLKTNFFATRDMCNVFLPIIKPGGRMVNVSSVMGSMALSRCSPELQARFRSDDITEEELVGLMEQFVRDAQEGVHAERGWPSTAYGISKTGLTTLTRILARNLTKERPGDEVLCNACCPGWVRTDMAGPNATKSPDEGAVTPVYLALLPAGAKEPHGQFVSEKKVQPW